From Lujinxingia litoralis, one genomic window encodes:
- a CDS encoding arginine N-succinyltransferase — translation MFVLRDVRPDDLDELERLAHHLNTLNLPADRQKLAATIAESQESFAGERPHHARQYVFVMEDTAAGRLIGTSMIIAQHGSFERPTVYFEVRQEQKYSQTLARYFVHQVLQLSFNYDGPTEIGGLILDPAYQGHGMKLGKLLSFMRFLFIGRRRDWFRDAIIAELLPELNPDGTSDLWECLGANFTELEYREADQLSRQNVEFIRSLFPQTPIYTALLPAHVREKIGVVGGPTRPVEKMLRSVGFEWDRSIDPFDGGPTFVCPTEECRLIQRTHEGMFAGSFQDAEEAEGEALVSVERPGARGFQATIARYRRAPRGYELHAPVAQALGLQPRETLGMLVLSGREIDDLWRGRWEDQGGEE, via the coding sequence ATGTTTGTGCTGCGCGATGTACGCCCCGATGATCTCGACGAGCTGGAACGCCTGGCCCACCACCTCAACACGCTCAATTTGCCGGCGGATCGCCAGAAGCTGGCCGCAACCATCGCTGAGAGCCAGGAGAGCTTTGCCGGGGAGCGGCCCCATCATGCGCGTCAGTACGTCTTTGTGATGGAAGACACCGCGGCCGGGCGCCTGATCGGCACCTCGATGATCATCGCTCAACACGGCAGCTTCGAGCGGCCGACGGTGTACTTTGAGGTGCGCCAGGAGCAGAAGTACTCCCAGACCCTGGCCCGGTACTTCGTGCACCAGGTGTTGCAGCTGAGCTTTAACTACGATGGTCCCACCGAGATCGGGGGCCTGATTCTGGATCCGGCCTATCAGGGGCACGGGATGAAGCTGGGTAAGTTGCTCAGCTTTATGCGTTTTTTGTTCATTGGGCGTCGCCGGGACTGGTTCCGCGACGCGATCATCGCCGAGCTGCTCCCGGAGCTAAACCCCGACGGCACCAGCGATCTCTGGGAGTGCCTGGGGGCGAACTTTACCGAGCTGGAGTATCGGGAGGCCGATCAGCTCAGCCGCCAGAATGTGGAGTTCATTCGCAGTCTTTTTCCGCAGACGCCGATTTACACCGCGCTTTTGCCGGCGCATGTGCGCGAGAAGATCGGGGTGGTCGGCGGGCCGACACGTCCGGTGGAGAAGATGCTGCGCTCCGTTGGCTTTGAGTGGGATCGCAGCATTGATCCCTTCGACGGGGGCCCCACCTTTGTGTGCCCCACCGAGGAGTGCCGGCTGATTCAACGCACTCATGAGGGGATGTTCGCCGGCAGCTTCCAGGACGCGGAGGAGGCTGAGGGCGAAGCGCTGGTGAGTGTGGAGCGCCCCGGGGCCCGGGGCTTCCAGGCCACGATTGCCCGTTACCGCCGGGCGCCTCGTGGTTACGAGCTGCATGCGCCGGTGGCGCAGGCGCTGGGCCTGCAGCCCCGGGAGACGCTGGGGATGTTGGTGCTCAGTGGTCGGGAGATCGACGATCTGTGGAGGGGGCGCTGGGAGGATCAGGGGGGGGAGGAATAA